GTCGTTCCCCCCGTGGTACTCAAGATAGCTCTGCAAGAGGATCGTCGCGGCCACCATGTCCACCCGCTTCTTCCGCTGTTTCCGGGACACGTCGCCGGCCAGCAGCGACTGGTTGGCCACGGTGGAGGTGAACCGCTCGTCCCACATCTCCACGGCACTCTGCGGATAGCGCTCTCCCAGCTGCCGGGCCAGCTGTCTGGCGGACCGGGCCTCGGGCCCCTCCT
The sequence above is a segment of the Synergistales bacterium genome. Coding sequences within it:
- the ruvX gene encoding Holliday junction resolvase RuvX — translated: FAQGVAVLSMRGEWRDELDALVERYHPSVLLVGLPLRTGGEEGPEARSARQLARQLGERYPQSAVEMWDERFTSTVANQSLLAGDVSRKQRKKRVDMVAATILLQSYLEYHGGNDL